DNA sequence from the Bacteroidales bacterium genome:
GGTAAGGACAAATAGATTAAATTTGCCCTCCTTTTCAGTAAATGATATAAATGATGTTGAGAAAGTAAAATCTACTATTAAATGGGTGTCCGCATTTTCAAATTATAATGGTATTAGATGGTTATGCTTACCTATTTCAACAATGAATATAAATACAAATTATCCTCATATTATACACGACACAACATTAGAAATTGTGAAAAGATACAAAAATGTGTTTATAAATTTTATTGTTGCTGATAATGACATGATTTCAAACGAGGGAATAAAAATTGTAAGTAAATTTATAAAATCATCTTCTATCTTAAGTAATAATGGTTATGATAATTTTAGGATTGGAGCGTCATTTAATGTTAAACCTAACTCGCCGTTTTTCCCTTTTACTTTTAATGATGGATATGATAATTTTTCGTTGGCCTTAGAATTAGTTTCATTATTTCAAGATATTGCATTAAAAAACATGGATTTATTAGAATTCCGTGAGAATGTGATTAATTCTTTATTACCAAAAATTAAAAAAATCAATAAATTGTGCTTAGAAATTGAACACAAAACAATAATGAGATTTGCTGGTATTGATTTGTCTTTAGCACCATTTCCAGATAATGATAAAAATAGTGTGGCAAAACTTATTGAATTACTGGGTGCTGATTCGTTTGGTAGTAATGGTACTTTATTTCTTACTGCTTTTCTTACGGATATAATTAAGGAAATTATTTATAAAAGTGGTATTCGTTCAATTGGGTTCAACGGAGTTATGTATTCTTTACTAGAAGACACACGATTAAGTAAGGCAAATAACACGAAAGAGTATTCTATAGATTCTCTAATATCATATTCAACTGTCTGTGGGTGTGGGATTGATATGGTCCCTGTTCCAGGTAATATCTTTGACGATGAAATTACCTCAATTATGTTAGATATTGCAGCTATTTCATGTAAAATAAAAAAACCATTAGGTGTTAGAATATTGCCCATACCTGAAAAGCATGAAAATGAATTCACTGATTTCTCTTATGATTTTTTATCTAACACACGTATAAAGAATATTAAAAATCAAACTTTTTCAGGAGAAAACTTCCCTGATAATTTTAGTTTTTTATCTGATAAGTAATCCCGATAATTAAATTGTTGTGTATTAACTATTATATTTTAATAAAAAGGATAAAAAAATTATGAGTCTTGATGATAGGAAGGTTAAAAAGTTCTGGGAAAGCCAGGCTAAAAAAGTTGGATGTGTTAACCCGGAAGGTATTGCAAACTTAGAAGAAGACCCTCAACTTTTGGATTTAAAAGTAAAAAAGGAAAAAGAAAAAATATTTTCTTTGTTGCACTTACAAAAGAGTATGAAATTATTAGATTTAGGTAGTGGAACTGGTCAATGGAGTTTTCTATTTGCCAAACATGTCGATTCGGTTTATGGAGTTGAATATTCGAAAGGAATGTATGAAATAGCAATAAAAAGAAAGGAGCAATTAGGTGTTAAGAATGTTAATTTTATAAATGAGAAAGCACAGAAATTTAAATCAAATGAACTTTATGATGTAATATTTATTTCTGGTCTAATAATATATTTAAATGACGGTGATTTCAATTTGCTCCTTAACAATATTGAAAACTGTTCTCATTTGGATACTATTATTCTATTAAGAGATGGAACTGCAATTAATAGAAGGCACGAAATAAAAAATCAATACTCCAAAAATCTTAAATCATATTATTCAGCAACTTATAGAACTAGTGATATGTATATAGATTCATTTAGGAAACAAGGATTTCAATTAATTAAAGATGAAGATATATTTGAAAAAGAAAGTCCGTTAAATAAATGGGAAGAAACTAGGTTGAGAGTATATTTATTCAAATATGGAGGTAGAAATGTATAATATTGCTTGGCTTTTTATTGATGGTGTTAGAAGATATCATACAAATGATGACAGGGGTAGGCTGGATTTTATGGATAAGTTTGCTCATGACTCCGTGGAATTTAAAAATGTAGTAACAAGTGCTCCCAGTACTTATATGTCTATTAGCGCTATGATGAGCGGATTACCTTCATACTATATTAATAGAAATTATTCTGATTTTATTTACGAAGATAATTTAATTCCTTCTTTACGATCTATCTTGATTAACCATGGATATGAAAATTATAATTTTTGGATGTCAAAAGAATCCAGAGAGACGATGAAGGGTTTATTGCCAGTTATTGAACATAAATACTGGCCAAAATCCTATAAACATCGACAATGGTGGGATAATCAGAGGATTAATGATTTACTGGATTATTTTCTTCAGAATAAGGAATTTAATAAACCAACATTTTTTTTTGTTGATTATAATTGCAGGGAGGATCCTTTAACAAGTGATAGAGTAAAATGGGCATATAATAAATTTAAGGATTATGGTTTTTCAGAAGAGAATACAATTTATATTCTATGTTCAGATCATGGCTATCCTGATCCATCAAAAGAAACCGGAAGACCTGAATATTATAGAAAGAATAATTTATCTCATGATTTAGTTTTAAGTGATGATAATATTATGATTCCTCTATTAATTCAATATCCTGGATGCCCAAAGGGGAAAAAAATAGAAACAACTGTAGGAAGTATAGATATATATCCAACAATTATGGATATTTTAGGTATTGATAATAAAAACGAGATCCATGGAAATAGCCTTTTACCTTTAATCAGTGATAGCAAGGAATATCAAAAAATGATGGAATCACGATTTCTAAGATGTGATTCACGTCTATCTTTCCAGACAGGTAAAGGAACTGCAATTAGAAATAGTGAATTTAAATATATATACTATCAAGATAAATTAAGAGGTGGAGATCAAGAAAAATTCTTTGATATTAAAAATGATGAATTGG
Encoded proteins:
- a CDS encoding class I SAM-dependent methyltransferase; translation: MSLDDRKVKKFWESQAKKVGCVNPEGIANLEEDPQLLDLKVKKEKEKIFSLLHLQKSMKLLDLGSGTGQWSFLFAKHVDSVYGVEYSKGMYEIAIKRKEQLGVKNVNFINEKAQKFKSNELYDVIFISGLIIYLNDGDFNLLLNNIENCSHLDTIILLRDGTAINRRHEIKNQYSKNLKSYYSATYRTSDMYIDSFRKQGFQLIKDEDIFEKESPLNKWEETRLRVYLFKYGGRNV
- a CDS encoding DUF711 family protein, translated to MIIRSITGGFNFNNQDKSYIENKIIRFFDSSNNHFRNNDIKVRTNRLNLPSFSVNDINDVEKVKSTIKWVSAFSNYNGIRWLCLPISTMNINTNYPHIIHDTTLEIVKRYKNVFINFIVADNDMISNEGIKIVSKFIKSSSILSNNGYDNFRIGASFNVKPNSPFFPFTFNDGYDNFSLALELVSLFQDIALKNMDLLEFRENVINSLLPKIKKINKLCLEIEHKTIMRFAGIDLSLAPFPDNDKNSVAKLIELLGADSFGSNGTLFLTAFLTDIIKEIIYKSGIRSIGFNGVMYSLLEDTRLSKANNTKEYSIDSLISYSTVCGCGIDMVPVPGNIFDDEITSIMLDIAAISCKIKKPLGVRILPIPEKHENEFTDFSYDFLSNTRIKNIKNQTFSGENFPDNFSFLSDK